One Portunus trituberculatus isolate SZX2019 chromosome 43, ASM1759143v1, whole genome shotgun sequence DNA segment encodes these proteins:
- the LOC123518388 gene encoding uncharacterized protein LOC123518388, with the protein MADIEAMFHQVLVTPEHRDALRFLWWNNEHMSGPPATYRMKVHLFGGVWSPSCAAFALQRTFQDHGKYLHEEIQKASRNFYVDDLLHSVESPGKATIVIHRLRKLLNKGGFRLTKWSCNQKRVLKEVPQSEQAMGVKEILLGDKLPTERALGILWDLEEDELAVQVQIPKKPETKRGLLSMISSIYDPLGFLAPSVIRAKMIFQEECRRRTGWDEKLADKTMTAWRRWLTDLPYLTRIRVPRCYRHESTGSTTDVQLHHFSDASQHAYGVVSYLRMTNAEGAHQISLCVVRPSWPSETTDHTRLELCAAVLATRADKQIRKELDQRIDRTTFWTDSTAVLQYIRNTERRFHVFVANRISAIHEESNPEQWRHVTSSINPADDASRGLNGMELSRSSRWIRGPAFLSLDEDQWPRNDLEVPNLTDEDPEVKKETTVLATNVSQGQDILEKLWNRYSSWYRLLKGVAWIRRFLQWLVGKKDGSCHQGNRLLAREVEEARLAVLKCLQGKHFSQEIKTLKGTQCVKHGEMSRLEPHLGMDGLIRVGGRLTRAALQTDQRTPILLPREDRLTELIVQEIHATKTGHSGREYTLAALRENYWIPKCRRLLDRVLRSCVTCRRTNWTHTRQKEADLPEDRLLSGDRPFTYTGVDCFGPILVKQGRGPLRTRCDWHPGDIVLITDQPLPRSQWMLGRILEVIPSEDGFVRQVKVKTENSVLTRPVSKLCQLEGVHRNNAP; encoded by the exons ATGGCAGATATTGAAGCTATGTTCCACCAAGTGCTCGTGACTCCGGAACACAGAGACGCACTGAGATTCCTCTGGTGGAACAATGAACATATGTCAGGGCCTCCTGCTACGTACCGAATGAAGGTGCATCTGTTTGGGGGAGTGTGGAGCCCTTCATGTGCAGCATTTGCTCTACAACGAACATTCCAGGATCACGGAAAATATCTTCATGAGGAGATCCAGAAGGCGAGCCGCAATTTCTACGTCGACGATCTACTACACTCAGTAGAATCCCCGGGCAAGGCTACAATTGTCATTCATAGGCTCAGAAAGTTGTTAAACAAGGGAGGATTCAGGCTCACAAAATGGTCCTGTAACCAAAAGAGGGTTCTTAAGGAAGTGCCACAGTCGGAGCAGGCCATGGGAGTGAAGGAAATCCTATTGGGCGACAAGTTGCCCACGGAACGAGCGCTGGGCATTCTGTGGGATCTGGAAGAGGACGAATTAGCGGTGCAAGTCCAAATACCAAAGAAACCAGAGACGAAGCGAGGTCTCCTAAGCATGATCAGCTCTATATATGACCCTTTGGGCTTTCTCGCCCCTAGTGTCATAAGAGCAAAGATGATCTTCCAGGAAGAGTGCAGACGCAGAACAGGATGGGATGAGAAATTAGCTGACAAAACGATGACAGCTTGGCGAAGGTGGCTAACTGACCTTCCCTATCTTACGCGCATACGCGTTCCACGATGTTATCGACACGAATCAACCGGTAGTACGACAGACGTACAACTGCACCATTTCAGCGACGCTTCTCAGCATGCCTATGGCGTGGTGTCATACCTGAGGATGACAAATGCAGAAGGAGCACATCAAATCTCTTTGTGTGTGGTAAGGCCAAGCTGGCCCTCTGAAACAACAGACCATACCCGTCTTGAATTGTGTGCTGCAGTATTGGCCACAAGGGCAGACAAACAAATACGTAAAGAGCTTGACCAAAGAATCGATAGAACGACGTTCTGGACAGACAGCACAGCCGTCTTACAGTATATTAGAAATACTGAACGACGCTTTCACGTCTTTGTGGCCAACCGGATTTCGGCGATTCATGAAGAATCTAACCCAGAACAGTGGAGGCACGTGACCTCGTCAATAAACCCGGCAGATGACGCCAGTCGGGGCCTGAACGGAATGGAGCTCTCGAGGAGCAGCAGATGGATTCGAgggccagctttcctctctttagATGAAGATCAGTGGCCGAGGAATGACTTAGAGGTTCCAAATCTCACTGATGAGGACccagaagtgaaaaaagaaactacAGTACTGGCAACTAACGTAAGTCAAGGACAGGACATCCTGGAGAAATTATGGAACAGATACTCCTCTTGGTACAGGCTCCTGAAAGGAGTAGCGTGGATTAGGAGATTCCTACAATGGCTGGTGGGGAAGAAAGATGGGTCGTGTCATCAGGGTAACAGACTCTTGGcaagagaggtagaagaagcAAGGCTTGCAGTATTGAAGTGCCTACAAGGGAAACACTTCTCTCAAGAAATTAAAACATTAAAAGGGACACAGTGTGTAAAGCATGGCGAAATGAGTCGATTAGAACCTCATTTGGGCATGGATGGCTTGATCAGAGTAGGCGGCCGCTTGACACGAGCGGCCCTACAGACAGACCAAAGGACCCCGATACTGCTACCGAGGGAGGACAGACTCACGGAACTTATTGTGCAAGAAATACATGCCACCAAGACCGGACACTCAGGCCGTGAATACACACTCGCGGCATTACGCGAAAACTACTGGATTCCTAAATGCCGACGGCTACTTGATCGCGTGTTACGGAGCTGTGTAACGTGTCGAAGGACCAATTGGACACACACGAGACAAAAAGAGGCCGATCTCCCTGAGGATCGTCTACTCTCTGGAGACCGGCCGTTTACCTATACAGGTGTAGATTGCTTTGGCCCTATCCTGGTTAAACAAGG ACGAGGACCCTTAAGAACTCGATGCGACTGGCACCCTGGCGACATCGTACTCATCACGGATCAACCCCTACCTCGAAGTCAATGGATGCTTGGCAGAATACTAGAAGTGATACCAAGTGAAGATGGCTTTGTTCGCCAAGTCAAGGTGAAGACAGAAAACTCTGTTCTCACACGCCCAGTGTCCAAACTTTGCCAGTTAGAAGGCGTCCACCGCAACAACGCCCCATGA